From a single Paramormyrops kingsleyae isolate MSU_618 chromosome 14, PKINGS_0.4, whole genome shotgun sequence genomic region:
- the entpd5a gene encoding ectonucleoside triphosphate diphosphohydrolase 5, with translation MTLQLQLLSVTALCVLAGNFLVEAAFYHRERSANMENLLPSADRSPDISRTFYGIMFDAGSTGTRIHIYTFIQKDDAGLPVLQNEMYHAVKPGLSAYADMPEEGANTIKQLLRIAKKTIPHSEWRRTPVVLKATAGLRLLPEHKARAILDEVHEVFAKSPFFVPNDSVTLMNGANEGILAWVTVNFLTGHLYAKSQKTVGILDLGGGSTQITFLPKLKKTVNSAPADYIARFDMFNTTYELYTHSYLGNGLIAARLATLGALGADGLDWKVFRSSCLPKKYREDWTFGGLTYKISGTPDGYAGYKLCYHEVLRVIKGIVHQPFEVKGSSIFYAFSYYYDRAVESGLIDGSRGGVVEVRDFKKRAKEVCNKMTKYRPISPFLCMDMTYITCLLKEGFGFKDNTVLQLAKKVNNVEMSWALGATFDYFKHLHIH, from the exons ATGACTCTGCAGctgcagctcctgtccgtaacgGCCCTGTGTGTGCTGGCAGGGAACTTCCTGGTGGAGGCAGCCTTCTACCACCGCGAGCGCTCCGCCAACATGGAGAACCTCCTGCCCAGTGCCGACCGCTCCCCCGACATCAGCCGCACGTTCTACGGGATCATGTTCGACGCCGGCAGCACCGGCACGCGCATCCACATCTATACCTTCATTCAGAAGGACGACG CTGGATTGCCGGTTCTGCAGAATGAAATGTACCACGCAGTGAAGCCTGGCTTGTCTGCCTATGCAGACATGCCTGAAGAG GGTGCAAACACCATTAAACAGCTCCTGAGGATCGCGAAGAAGACTATTCCCCACTCAGAATGGAGGAGGACTCCGGTGGTCCTAAAAGCCACCGCAGGTCTCCGGCTGCTTCCCGAACACAAGGCCAGGGCGATTCTGGATGAG GTCCATGAGGTCTTTGCCAAGTCCCCCTTTTTCGTTCCAAACGACAGTGTGACCTTAATGAATGGAGCAAACGAAG GGATCCTGGCGTGGGTCACAGTGAATTTTTTGACCG GTCACTTGTATGCCAAATCCCAAAAAACTGTGGGAATCTTGGATTTGGGTGGCGGCTCAACTCAGATTACATTCCTCCCCAAATTAAAG AAAACGGTTAATTCTGCTCCAGCTGATTACATTGCAAGATTTGACATGTTCAACACCACATATGAACTTTACACGCACAG TTACCTCGGCAACGGACTGATAGCGGCCCGCCTCGCGACGCTGGGAGCCCTGGGCGCCGACG GACTGGACTGGAAAGTTTTCAGAAGTTCCTGTCTTCCCAAGAAGTACAGGGAGGATTGGACCTTTGGTGGCCTCACTTACAAAATTAGTGGTACCCCAGATG GTTATGCAGGCTACAAACTCTGCTACCATGAGGTCCTGAGGGTCATCAAAGGCATCGTACATCAGCCCTTTGAGgtcaagggcagcagcattttCTATGCCTTCTCCTACTACTATGACCGAGCTGTGGAATCTGGCCTCATTG ATGGCAGTCGAGGTGGTGTTGTGGAGGTGAGGGATTTCAAGAAGCGAGCCAAAGAAG TGTGCAACAAAATGACCAAGTACCGCCCCATCAGCCCCTTCTTGTGCATGGATATGACCTACATCACCTGCTTGTTAAAGGAAGGCTTTGGCTTCAAGGACAACACTGTGCTACAG CTTGCTAAGAAGGTGAACAATGTGGAGATGAGCTGGGCTTTGGGGGCAACTTTCGACTACTTCAAGCACCTGCACATCCACTGA